One region of Salvia miltiorrhiza cultivar Shanhuang (shh) chromosome 3, IMPLAD_Smil_shh, whole genome shotgun sequence genomic DNA includes:
- the LOC131018687 gene encoding uncharacterized protein LOC131018687: MEKPSQFSLERSGAEATTTATSDATAAAAKLPSSTSKEQGKSLEEMMADLIGNQQFLQGNVQQLQQSQAEQKVQIEGLTRQMSQLATSMNQLKGHIGALPSQVHVNPKENVNKITLRSANRGSTVEQKGKGTALESTEEEQTKVSKPSSLPDPKVAISVPFPGRLAKKKPEEKLINFVKIFGKLEVNLPFLQALKIPPFGKFLKDFIAGKSKKSGKILVDTKVVIQLADGSCVHPEGLLENVLVKVNNFVYPADFYVVKMSGMQSKESAGVLPHAVKAVCATNVTDPFVQEHLETKSVQDKFLHVDSKLAGSGHTDCLPKRKPRDRSLHFDVELPDLKDKCVDELRLEAYDAAMWYKDHTKMWHDKNFQGKTFTVGQKVLLFQSKLRLMTGKLKTKWIGPFVIQSVCPDGAFEIRSLDTAKIFTVNRQRLKPYYDASSLVPAESVSLLLSGTF; the protein is encoded by the exons atggagaaaccatcccAATTTTCGTTGGAGAGATCCGGAGCAGAGGCAACAACAACAGCCACCAGCGATGCAACCGCCGCAGCAGCAAAACTACcgtcctccacatcaaaggaGCAAGGCAAAtcacttgaggagatgatggcggatttGATAGGCAACCAACAATTTTTGCAAGGTAATGTTCAACAGCTTCAACAATCTcaagccgagcagaaggtgcaAATCGAGGGACTAACTCGTCAGATGTCTCAACTCGCCACATCCATGAATCAACTTAAAGGACATATTGGAGCCTTACCATCTCAAGTTCATGTGAATCCCAAGGAGAATGTCAACAAGATCACATTGAGGAGCG CGAACAGAGGTTCGACAGTTGAGCAGAAGGGCAAGGGAACAGCACTTGAGTCCACCGAGGAGGAGCAAACCAAGGTCTCCAAACCTTCGAGCCTACCTGATCCTAAGGTTGCAATATCAGTTCCCTTCCCAGGACGATTGGCGAAGAAGAAGCCGGAGGAGAAGCTCATCAATTTTGTGAAGATCTTCGGCAAACTTGAAGTGAATCTTCCCTTCCTTCAAGCATTGAAAATTCCTCCATTTGGGAAATTTTTGAAGGACTTCATCGCTGGAaagtctaagaaatctggaaaaatt TTGGTAGATACTAAAGTTGTGATTCAATTAGCCGATGGATCATGTGTGCACCCTGAAGGTTTGCTTGAAAATGTCCTTGTGAAagtgaataattttgtttatcctgctgattTCTATGTGGTGAAAATGAGTGGTATGCAGTCGAAGGAGTCAGCTGGTGTTCT tCCCCATGCTGTTAAAGCTGTTTGTGCCACTAATGTTACTGACCCTTttgtccaagaacatcttgagactaaatctgtgcaGGACAAATTTCTTCATGTTGACTCGAAACTCGCAGGTTCTGGACATACggactgtttgcccaaacggaagcCACGCGACAGAAGTCTGCATTTTGATGTGGAACTACCcgacttaaaagataagtgtgTGGATGAGCTTCGTCTTGAAGCTTATGATGCTGCGATGTGGTATAAGGATCACACCAAGATGTGGCACGACAAGAACTTTCAAGGAAAGACATTTACAGTCGGCCAAAAGGTACTTTTGTTCCAGTCAAAGCTGCGGTTGATGACCGGAAAATTGAAGACGAAGTGGATTGGCCCCTTCGTGATACAGTCTGTTTGCCCAGACGGGGCGTTTGAGATTCGCAGTTTAGACACGGCTAAGATATTCACCGTGAACAGACAACGTTTGAAGCCGTACTATGATGCCTCTTCTTTGGTTCCAGCGGAGTCTGTTTCGCTGCTGCTTTCGGGCACGTTTTGA